The Papaver somniferum cultivar HN1 chromosome 3, ASM357369v1, whole genome shotgun sequence genome includes a region encoding these proteins:
- the LOC113355762 gene encoding uncharacterized protein LOC113355762 isoform X3, producing MRDLRSGVRRGRSATKVVLEEVERSLADQGRSAMVIRRKRSSIKNNKQQPEPEVEQQQQHDDHNNVDGRELETRCFDEIRENVVEMEDYHDAEENMETCNAPAAEELEEEAYTTPTPFEEPTLLRTRLELHARSATAQIVLTAKKRYLEKGPLRKTRLLHESSSSYEMDGETLEGSVSLAAPECEVTNQNCEMYDHKHEGSVPVDIPECETAKDVVVDSINGKKKKKDKVVQTSNAAPVGMAEDEMHRATRLLGKRKTSGTVAKQPNMEDHLIEADEEYELRGAGKFVSQPAFFQKPNRQALKIAAKFHGQRKLVEKEWEEETVSRLRVEDQLLNTQNMVSRLEETLANIMQNDELKKQVNNGSLVCDGNIEVPAMAARTPLRSTGKFETQATFFQKPKCQAVKVADKYEQRKLAENEWQEERVSRLQVEDQLLNTQNMVSRLEEMLANFIQNGKSPTSISNKLPLINCGNLGKDLASVSTMLPTNNNEDLGVEPVSTATLVPVNNSRNLEERLAPTSNRVSINNKVNLREGPALTSTRIPISNKGNLGKRPASTSTRVQLKNNESLGTSPASSSDRANSNNYEPSSRVWRNDEENVPAVQVNSSRHVARSVKDSNVSPFQRFYNSASQKLSGSIPFISVPVDAAVFGTEMELYLDLDDFR from the exons ATGCGAGACTTGCGTAGTGGAGTTCGAAGAGGTCGTTCAGCAACAAAAGTGGTTCTAGAAGAAGTAGAGAGAAGTCTAGCTGATCAAGGTAGAAGTGCAATGGTGATTCGAAGAAAGAGATCATCGATTAAGAATAACAAACAACAACCAGAACCAGAAgtagagcagcagcagcaacacgaCGATCATAACAATGTTGATGGTCGGGAGCTAGAAACTAGGTGTTTTGATGAAATTCGTGAGAATGTTGTTGAGatggaggattatcatgatgctGAAGAAAATATGGAAACATGCAATGCTCCTGCAGCTGAAGAACTGGAGGAGGAAGCATATACGACTCCTACTCCCTTTGAG GAACCCACCCTTCTTCGCACCCGGCTTGAACTTCACGCACGGTCGGCTACTGCTCAAATT GTTCTTACTGCCAAGAAGCGGTATTTGGAGAAGGGACCGCTGAGGAAAAC AAGACTGCTTCACGAATCATCAAGTAGCTATGAGATGGATGGCGAGACACTGGAAGGATCTGTTTCTCTTGCTGCTCCAGAGTGTGAAGTTACAAACCAAAACTGTGAGATGTACGATCACAAACACGAAGGATCAGTTCCTGTTGATATTCCAGAATGTGAAACTGCAAAGGATGTTGTG GTTGATAGCATCAAcggcaaaaagaagaaaaaagataagGTGGTTCAGACTTCCAAT GCGGCACCTGTTGGTATGGCAGAGGATGAGATGCATAGGGCAACAAGATTATTAGGCAAAAGAAAAA CCTCGGGAACCGTCGCCAAGCAACCCAACATGGAAGATCACCTTATAGAAGCAGATGAAGAATATGAAT TGAGAGGCGCTGGAAAGTTTGTAAGTCAACCCGCTTTCTTCCAAAAGCCTAATCGTCAAGCCCTCAAAATTGCTGCTAAATTTCATGGGCAACGAAAGCTGGTTGAAAAGGAGTGGGAAGAAGAGACAGTGTCCCGTTTACGAGTGGAAGATCAACTCTTGAATACTCAGAACATGGTGTCACGGTTAGAGGAGACGCTCGCCAACATCATGCAAAAC GATGAACTGAAAAAGCAAGTAAACAATGGGTCCCTAGTTTGTGATGGGAACATCGAAGTGCCAGCAATGGCTGCAAGAACTCCACTTAGAAGCACTGGAAAGTTTGAAACTCAGGCGACCTTCTTTCAGAAGCCTAAATGTCAAGCAGTTAAAGTTGCTGATAAATATGAGCAACGAAAGCTGGCTGAGAACGAGTGGCAAGAAGAGAGAGTTTCCCGTTTACAAGTGGAAGATCAACTCTTGAATACTCAGAACATGGTCTCACGGTTAGAGGAGATGCTTGCCAACTTCATACAAAAC GGGAAGTCGCCGACGTCGATTTCTAACAAACTTCCCTTAATAAACTGTGGAAACTTG GGAAAGGATCTTGCATCAGTGTCCACCATGCTCCCCACTAACAATAACGAAGATTTG GGGGTTGAGCCTGTATCAACAGCTACTCTGGTCCCAGTAAACAACAGTAGGAATTTG GAAGAAAGGCTTGCACCGACTTCCAATAGAGTCTCCATAAACAACAAAGTGAATTTG AGGGAAGGGCCTGCATTGACTTCCACTAGGATCCCCATAAGCAACAAGGGAAATTTG GGGAAACGGCCTGCATCGACTTCTACCAGGGTCCAGCTAAAGAACAATGAAAGTTTG GGAACCTCTCCTGCATCATCTTCTGACAGAGCCAATTCAAACAACTACGAACCTTCG TCTAGGGTTTGGAGAAATGATGAGGAAAACGTACCTGCTGTTCAAGTAAATTCATCAAGGCATGTAGCCAGATCTGTGAAG GATTCGAATGTCTCACCCTTCCAGAGGTTCTATAACAGCGCGTCTCAAAAATTGTCTGGCAGCATTCCTTTCATATCAGTACCAGTAGATGCGGCAGTCTTTGGTACCGAGATGGAGCTTTATCTTGACCTGGATGATTTTCGATAG
- the LOC113355762 gene encoding uncharacterized protein LOC113355762 isoform X2, whose product MRDLRSGVRRGRSATKVVLEEVERSLADQGRSAMVIRRKRSSIKNNKQQPEPEVEQQQQHDDHNNVDGRELETRCFDEIRENVVEMEDYHDAEENMETCNAPAAEELEEEAYTTPTPFEEPTLLRTRLELHARSATAQIVLTAKKRYLEKGPLRKTLLHESSSSYEMDGETLEGSVSLAAPECEVTNQNCEMYDHKHEGSVPVDIPECETAKDVVVDSINGKKKKKDKVVQTSNAAPVGMAEDEMHRATRLLGKRKTSGTVAKQPNMEDHLIEADEEYELRGAGKFVSQPAFFQKPNRQALKIAAKFHGQRKLVEKEWEEETVSRLRVEDQLLNTQNMVSRLEETLANIMQNDELKKQVNNGSLVCDGNIEVPAMAARTPLRSTGKFETQATFFQKPKCQAVKVADKYEQRKLAENEWQEERVSRLQVEDQLLNTQNMVSRLEEMLANFIQNGKSPTSISNKLPLINCGNLGKDLASVSTMLPTNNNEDLGVEPVSTATLVPVNNSRNLEERLAPTSNRVSINNKVNLREGPALTSTRIPISNKGNLGKRPASTSTRVQLKNNESLGTSPASSSDRANSNNYEPSTSGRSQSRVWRNDEENVPAVQVNSSRHVARSVKDSNVSPFQRFYNSASQKLSGSIPFISVPVDAAVFGTEMELYLDLDDFR is encoded by the exons ATGCGAGACTTGCGTAGTGGAGTTCGAAGAGGTCGTTCAGCAACAAAAGTGGTTCTAGAAGAAGTAGAGAGAAGTCTAGCTGATCAAGGTAGAAGTGCAATGGTGATTCGAAGAAAGAGATCATCGATTAAGAATAACAAACAACAACCAGAACCAGAAgtagagcagcagcagcaacacgaCGATCATAACAATGTTGATGGTCGGGAGCTAGAAACTAGGTGTTTTGATGAAATTCGTGAGAATGTTGTTGAGatggaggattatcatgatgctGAAGAAAATATGGAAACATGCAATGCTCCTGCAGCTGAAGAACTGGAGGAGGAAGCATATACGACTCCTACTCCCTTTGAG GAACCCACCCTTCTTCGCACCCGGCTTGAACTTCACGCACGGTCGGCTACTGCTCAAATT GTTCTTACTGCCAAGAAGCGGTATTTGGAGAAGGGACCGCTGAGGAAAAC ACTGCTTCACGAATCATCAAGTAGCTATGAGATGGATGGCGAGACACTGGAAGGATCTGTTTCTCTTGCTGCTCCAGAGTGTGAAGTTACAAACCAAAACTGTGAGATGTACGATCACAAACACGAAGGATCAGTTCCTGTTGATATTCCAGAATGTGAAACTGCAAAGGATGTTGTG GTTGATAGCATCAAcggcaaaaagaagaaaaaagataagGTGGTTCAGACTTCCAAT GCGGCACCTGTTGGTATGGCAGAGGATGAGATGCATAGGGCAACAAGATTATTAGGCAAAAGAAAAA CCTCGGGAACCGTCGCCAAGCAACCCAACATGGAAGATCACCTTATAGAAGCAGATGAAGAATATGAAT TGAGAGGCGCTGGAAAGTTTGTAAGTCAACCCGCTTTCTTCCAAAAGCCTAATCGTCAAGCCCTCAAAATTGCTGCTAAATTTCATGGGCAACGAAAGCTGGTTGAAAAGGAGTGGGAAGAAGAGACAGTGTCCCGTTTACGAGTGGAAGATCAACTCTTGAATACTCAGAACATGGTGTCACGGTTAGAGGAGACGCTCGCCAACATCATGCAAAAC GATGAACTGAAAAAGCAAGTAAACAATGGGTCCCTAGTTTGTGATGGGAACATCGAAGTGCCAGCAATGGCTGCAAGAACTCCACTTAGAAGCACTGGAAAGTTTGAAACTCAGGCGACCTTCTTTCAGAAGCCTAAATGTCAAGCAGTTAAAGTTGCTGATAAATATGAGCAACGAAAGCTGGCTGAGAACGAGTGGCAAGAAGAGAGAGTTTCCCGTTTACAAGTGGAAGATCAACTCTTGAATACTCAGAACATGGTCTCACGGTTAGAGGAGATGCTTGCCAACTTCATACAAAAC GGGAAGTCGCCGACGTCGATTTCTAACAAACTTCCCTTAATAAACTGTGGAAACTTG GGAAAGGATCTTGCATCAGTGTCCACCATGCTCCCCACTAACAATAACGAAGATTTG GGGGTTGAGCCTGTATCAACAGCTACTCTGGTCCCAGTAAACAACAGTAGGAATTTG GAAGAAAGGCTTGCACCGACTTCCAATAGAGTCTCCATAAACAACAAAGTGAATTTG AGGGAAGGGCCTGCATTGACTTCCACTAGGATCCCCATAAGCAACAAGGGAAATTTG GGGAAACGGCCTGCATCGACTTCTACCAGGGTCCAGCTAAAGAACAATGAAAGTTTG GGAACCTCTCCTGCATCATCTTCTGACAGAGCCAATTCAAACAACTACGAACCTTCG acATCGGGCAGATCTCAGTCTAGGGTTTGGAGAAATGATGAGGAAAACGTACCTGCTGTTCAAGTAAATTCATCAAGGCATGTAGCCAGATCTGTGAAG GATTCGAATGTCTCACCCTTCCAGAGGTTCTATAACAGCGCGTCTCAAAAATTGTCTGGCAGCATTCCTTTCATATCAGTACCAGTAGATGCGGCAGTCTTTGGTACCGAGATGGAGCTTTATCTTGACCTGGATGATTTTCGATAG